One Brassica oleracea var. oleracea cultivar TO1000 chromosome C7, BOL, whole genome shotgun sequence genomic window carries:
- the LOC106302924 gene encoding glutathione S-transferase T3-like, which translates to MELSSTAMELYLGGDEALSRWRRSSNGGSPRIKSKDAVVGNEQKAVAFCKRIADYIAASPKLAGCEKRDPMHCKHRWHKISDLELRHDQKWCDLSTDRTSKKRKGEDGAQSSTSHATGEAEEGTARPPGVKAAKSRGKKPVEGKGFCEFERVWNVRQEDLSRRERLTKMGLLDRLLAKTEPLPEYEECLKKKLINEMFMLCFSNENDELFVVLFMWKWSHGVLYL; encoded by the exons ATGGAGCTCTCCTCGACGGCGATGGAGCTCTATCTCGGTGGCGACGAAGCTCTCTCTCGGTGGCGACGGAGCTCAAACGGTGGCTCTCCTCGAATCAAAAG CAAGGATGCTGTCGTTGGGAACGAGCAAAAGGCTGTGGCCTTCTGCAAGAGAATTGCAGACTACATCGCTGCTAGTCCAAAGCTTGCAGGCTGTGAGAAAAGAGACCCAATGCACTGCAAGCACCGGTGGCACAAGATCAGTGATCTA GAGCTTCGCCATGACCAGAAGTGGTGTGATCTATCTACCGACAGAACCTCTAAAAAGAGAAAAGGTGAAGATGGTGCACAATCGTCAACATCTCACGCAACTGGTGAAGCAGAAGAGGGAACGGCTCGGCCCCCTGGTGTTAAGGCAGCCAAGAGCCGTGGTAAGAAGCCAGTGGAGGGGAAGGGGTTTTGTGAGTTTGAGCGGGTGTGGAACGTTAGACAAGAAGATTTGAGTAGGAGAGAAAGGCTCACCAAGATGGGTCTACTTGACCGTCTACTTGCTAAAACAGAACCACTCCCTGAGTACGAAGAATGTCTCAAGAAGAAGCTCATTAATGAGAT GTTCATGTTATGTTTCAGTAATGAGAATGATGAGTTGTTTGTTGTTCTGTTCAT GTGGAAATGGAGTCACGGCGTCTTGTACTTGTAG